A genomic region of Pongo pygmaeus isolate AG05252 chromosome 7, NHGRI_mPonPyg2-v2.0_pri, whole genome shotgun sequence contains the following coding sequences:
- the CCDC25 gene encoding coiled-coil domain-containing protein 25 isoform X3: MDCAHLVKANSIQGCKMNNVNVVYTPWSNLKKTADMDVGQIGFHRQKDVKIVTVEKKVNEILNRLEKTKVERFPDLAAEKECRDREERNEKKAQIQEMKRREKEEMKKKREMDELRSYSSLMKVENMSSNQDGNDSDEFM, from the exons ATGGACTGTGCCCACCTTGTGAAGGCCAATAGCATTCAAG GCTGCAAGATGAACAACGTTAATGTGGTATATACGCCGTGGTCTAACCTGAAGAAAACAGCTGACATGGATGTGGGGCAGATAGGCTTTCACAGGCAGAAGGAT GTAAAAATTGTGACAGTGGAGAAGAAAGTAAATGAGATCCTGAACCGATTAGAAAAGACCAAAGTCGAGCGGTTCCCAGACCTAGCAGCAGAGAAAGAATGCAGAGATCGTGAAGAGAGGAATGAGAAAAAAGCCCAAATTCAGgaaatgaaaaggagagaaaaagaagaaatgaagaagaagaggGAAATGGATGAACTTAG gagCTATTCATCACTAATGAAAGTTGAAAATATGTCTTCAAATCAG GATGGCAATGATTCAGATGAATTCatgtaa